Proteins from a single region of Hordeum vulgare subsp. vulgare chromosome 6H, MorexV3_pseudomolecules_assembly, whole genome shotgun sequence:
- the LOC123403728 gene encoding O-glucosyltransferase rumi homolog isoform X2 codes for MATAAADAAAAVPDARRWTKAGPSSPVTTAIFLFFFVVVVGVLVSARWITTTTHLAITNLDQWRTQPAILTGTYTTSIPAIPAGPPPPRPTYSLSCSAPPLARDPDIPSNISQTLSLALASNATCASLPDPQPIPAAAAANATCPAYFRFIHEDLHPWRAAGGITRAMLDRARATANFRLVVLRGRAYIERIAPAFQTRDLFTIWGILQLLRRYPGRVPDLDLMFDCVDWPVVHADEYQGDNATAMPPLFRYCGDNETLDVVFPDWSFWGWAEINIKPWDALQKDLSVGNKRVRWIDREPYAYWKGNPEVAAIRQELVKCNVSSKQEWNARIYKQDWIKESKAGYKKSNLANQCTHRYKIYIEGSAWSVSEKYILACDSMTLVIKPKYYDFFSRVLMPTQHYWPVRDDSKCSSIKYAVDWGNSHKKKAQQIGKKASKFIQQELSMDHIYDYMFHLLTEYAKLLRFKPTKPPEAVEVCPESLACQAIGREKKFMQDSMVKSANVAGPCNLPPPFSPEEYRKLQQRKEKYMDQVETLERNASKLEERNASKPEDSNPEEQNASKSEERNASKPEDSNPEERNASKPEDSNPEERNASKPEDSHR; via the exons ATGGCCACGGCTGCCGCTGACGCCGCCGCCGCTGTCCCTGACGCCCGGAGGTGGACCAAGGCCGGCCCTTCCTCGCCGGTCACCACCgccatcttcctcttcttcttcgtcgtcgtcgtcggcgtccTCGTCTCCGCCCGCTGGATCACCACCACC ACTCATTTGGCAATCACCAATCTGGATCAATGGCGCACACAGCCG GCGATCCTGACAGGCACGTATACCACCTCCATCCCCGCCATTCCGGccgggccgccgccgccgcgccccacCTATTCCCTCTCCTGTTCGGCGCCGCCGCTCGCCCGCGACCCCGACATCCCCAGCAACATCTCCCAGACCCTCTCCCTCGCGCTCGCCTCAAACGCCACCTGCGCCTCCCTCCCCGACCCCCAGcccatccccgccgccgccgccgccaacgcCACCTGCCCCGCCTACTTCCGCTTCATCCACGAGGACCTCCACCCATGGCGCGCGGCGGGGGGCATCACGCGCGCGATGCTCGACCGCGCGCGCGCCACCGCCAACTTCCGCCTCGTCGTGCTCCGCGGCCGCGCCTACATCGAGCGCATCGCGCCGGCCTTCCAGACGCGCGACCTCTTCACCATCTGGGGCATCCTCCAGCTGCTCCGACGCTACCCTGGCCGCGTCCCCGACCTCGACCTCATGTTCGACTGCGTAGACTGGCCGGTTGTCCACGCCGACGAGTACCAGGGGGACAACGCCACAGCCATGCCGCCGCTCTTCCGCTACTGCGGCGACAACGAGACGCTCGATGTGGTCTTCCCGGACTGGTCCTTCTGGGGCTG GGCCGAGATAAATATAAAGCCCTGGGATGCACTACAGAAGGATTTGAGTGTTGGCAATAAGAGGGTGAGATGGATAGATAGAGAACCTTATGCTTACTGGAAAGGGAACCCAGAGGTTGCAGCTATAAGGCAAGAGCTGGTTAAGTGTAATGTGTCCAGTAAACAAGAATGGAATGCACGGATTTACAAACAG GATTGGATCAAAGAGAGCAAGGCAGGATACAAGAAATCAAATTTGGCTAATCAATGCACCCATAG GTACAAGATTTACATTGAAGGATCAGCATGGTCGGTCAGTGAGAAGTATATCCTAGCTTGTGATTCCATGACGCTGGTGATTAAACCAAAATACTACGATTTCTTCTCAAGGGTGCTGATGCCCACTCAGCATTATTGGCCAGTTCGAGATGACAGCAAGTGTAGCTCAATAAAATATGCTGTTGACTGGGGAAATTCTCACAAGAAAAAG GCACAGCAAATAGGAAAGAAGGCAAGCAAGTTCATTCAACAAGAACTTAGTATGGACCATATATACGATTACATGTTTCACCTCTTAACTGAGTATGCTAAGCTCCTAAGATTCAAGCCAACCAAGCCACCTGAAGCTGTTGAGGTCTGTCCCGAATCTTTGGCCTGCCAAGCCATAGGTCGGGAGAAGAAATTTATGCAAGACTCCATGGTGAAGTCTGCGAACGTTGCAGGCCCATGCAATCTGCCTCCTCCCTTCAGCCCTGAGGAATACAGAAAGCTACAACAGAGGAAAGAAAAGTATATGGACCAGGTCGAAACGTTGGAGCGAAATGCTTCAAAGCTCGAGGAGCGAAATGCTTCTAAGCCCGAGGATAGCAATCCCGAGGAGCAAAATGCTTCAAAGTCTGAG GAGCGAAATGCTTCAAAACCTGAGGATAGCAATCCCGAGGAGCGAAATGCTTCAAAACCTGAAGATAGCAATCCCGAGGAGCGAAATGCTTCAAAACCTGAGGATAGCCATCGTTGA
- the LOC123403728 gene encoding O-glucosyltransferase rumi homolog isoform X1 has product MATAAADAAAAVPDARRWTKAGPSSPVTTAIFLFFFVVVVGVLVSARWITTTTHLAITNLDQWRTQPAILTGTYTTSIPAIPAGPPPPRPTYSLSCSAPPLARDPDIPSNISQTLSLALASNATCASLPDPQPIPAAAAANATCPAYFRFIHEDLHPWRAAGGITRAMLDRARATANFRLVVLRGRAYIERIAPAFQTRDLFTIWGILQLLRRYPGRVPDLDLMFDCVDWPVVHADEYQGDNATAMPPLFRYCGDNETLDVVFPDWSFWGWAEINIKPWDALQKDLSVGNKRVRWIDREPYAYWKGNPEVAAIRQELVKCNVSSKQEWNARIYKQDWIKESKAGYKKSNLANQCTHRYKIYIEGSAWSVSEKYILACDSMTLVIKPKYYDFFSRVLMPTQHYWPVRDDSKCSSIKYAVDWGNSHKKKAQQIGKKASKFIQQELSMDHIYDYMFHLLTEYAKLLRFKPTKPPEAVEVCPESLACQAIGREKKFMQDSMVKSANVAGPCNLPPPFSPEEYRKLQQRKEKYMDQVETLERNASKLEERNASKPEDSNPEEQNASKSEERNASKPEDSNPEERNASKPEDSNPEERNASKPEDSNPEERNASKPEDSHR; this is encoded by the exons ATGGCCACGGCTGCCGCTGACGCCGCCGCCGCTGTCCCTGACGCCCGGAGGTGGACCAAGGCCGGCCCTTCCTCGCCGGTCACCACCgccatcttcctcttcttcttcgtcgtcgtcgtcggcgtccTCGTCTCCGCCCGCTGGATCACCACCACC ACTCATTTGGCAATCACCAATCTGGATCAATGGCGCACACAGCCG GCGATCCTGACAGGCACGTATACCACCTCCATCCCCGCCATTCCGGccgggccgccgccgccgcgccccacCTATTCCCTCTCCTGTTCGGCGCCGCCGCTCGCCCGCGACCCCGACATCCCCAGCAACATCTCCCAGACCCTCTCCCTCGCGCTCGCCTCAAACGCCACCTGCGCCTCCCTCCCCGACCCCCAGcccatccccgccgccgccgccgccaacgcCACCTGCCCCGCCTACTTCCGCTTCATCCACGAGGACCTCCACCCATGGCGCGCGGCGGGGGGCATCACGCGCGCGATGCTCGACCGCGCGCGCGCCACCGCCAACTTCCGCCTCGTCGTGCTCCGCGGCCGCGCCTACATCGAGCGCATCGCGCCGGCCTTCCAGACGCGCGACCTCTTCACCATCTGGGGCATCCTCCAGCTGCTCCGACGCTACCCTGGCCGCGTCCCCGACCTCGACCTCATGTTCGACTGCGTAGACTGGCCGGTTGTCCACGCCGACGAGTACCAGGGGGACAACGCCACAGCCATGCCGCCGCTCTTCCGCTACTGCGGCGACAACGAGACGCTCGATGTGGTCTTCCCGGACTGGTCCTTCTGGGGCTG GGCCGAGATAAATATAAAGCCCTGGGATGCACTACAGAAGGATTTGAGTGTTGGCAATAAGAGGGTGAGATGGATAGATAGAGAACCTTATGCTTACTGGAAAGGGAACCCAGAGGTTGCAGCTATAAGGCAAGAGCTGGTTAAGTGTAATGTGTCCAGTAAACAAGAATGGAATGCACGGATTTACAAACAG GATTGGATCAAAGAGAGCAAGGCAGGATACAAGAAATCAAATTTGGCTAATCAATGCACCCATAG GTACAAGATTTACATTGAAGGATCAGCATGGTCGGTCAGTGAGAAGTATATCCTAGCTTGTGATTCCATGACGCTGGTGATTAAACCAAAATACTACGATTTCTTCTCAAGGGTGCTGATGCCCACTCAGCATTATTGGCCAGTTCGAGATGACAGCAAGTGTAGCTCAATAAAATATGCTGTTGACTGGGGAAATTCTCACAAGAAAAAG GCACAGCAAATAGGAAAGAAGGCAAGCAAGTTCATTCAACAAGAACTTAGTATGGACCATATATACGATTACATGTTTCACCTCTTAACTGAGTATGCTAAGCTCCTAAGATTCAAGCCAACCAAGCCACCTGAAGCTGTTGAGGTCTGTCCCGAATCTTTGGCCTGCCAAGCCATAGGTCGGGAGAAGAAATTTATGCAAGACTCCATGGTGAAGTCTGCGAACGTTGCAGGCCCATGCAATCTGCCTCCTCCCTTCAGCCCTGAGGAATACAGAAAGCTACAACAGAGGAAAGAAAAGTATATGGACCAGGTCGAAACGTTGGAGCGAAATGCTTCAAAGCTCGAGGAGCGAAATGCTTCTAAGCCCGAGGATAGCAATCCCGAGGAGCAAAATGCTTCAAAGTCTGAGGAGCGAAATGCTTCAAAACCTGAGGATAGCAATCCCGAGGAGCGAAATGCTTCAAAACCTGAGGATAGCAATCCCGAGGAGCGAAATGCTTCAAAACCTGAAGATAGCAATCCCGAGGAGCGAAATGCTTCAAAACCTGAGGATAGCCATCGTTGA